The following DNA comes from Kluyveromyces lactis strain NRRL Y-1140 chromosome E complete sequence.
GCTGCATCCGTACAGCTGTAGCAATCGGTTTGTCAAAGCCATCCGTTGCAGTTTATCTGACCGTTTCCGAAGTACCTTATCTTGCGCTTCAAACGGCAGTAGCCTCATCGCCATTTCAAAGTTaaaagaatctttcaaatatcCATCTTCGAAATCACATATAAAAATATGTGACATATGTTGATCATGTTTATCCCCTGGCATAATTTAGGAGGTGATACTGGGGTTGATAGCCTTCTTAGCGCCTCAATCTTATGATGATTCACCGGTTCTTTTCCATATTCTGTGTTTATCTTAAGTATagaaaagatgaaatttgATCGATAAGGCAATTCAATCATTAAGGAAACTTTTATATAATTGAGACAAAGCGAAAGGAGCAAGCCGGGTTCGTTTGTTTTCGTGCTGCCTGAGTATACCATCATGTCTGGAGAGATTCCTCAAGATAGACGGGAGCTATACGATTCCGCTATTTCCTTCTTAAAGGATCCTAATGTCGTCTCGGCTCCTTTAACTCAAAAGATTGAGTTTTTGCAAGGGAAAGGGTTGACGCAAGATGAGATTCAGCttgctttgaaagatgcCACTGGTGGCTCCAAAGATGAATCTAAACCAGTGGTTAATTCAGACAATACAGTGTCCAGGGAATCCAGTAATAGCCACTTCCATTACGAAGCGGTGCCACCGGCTATTCCAAACCGTGATTGGAAGGATTATTTCATAATGGCCACGGCCAGTGTTGGTTTATTCTACGGTGTATACCAACTTACAAAGAGGTACATTGTACCACAGTTGCTCCCAGAACCTAAATCGAAGTTGGAGAAGGACAAggaattgattttggaGCAATTCGATAAAGTCGAAAAGCTATTATCACAAATAGAACAAGAACATGAAGAGTTTAAGACAAAGGAGGAGAACAAACTAGAAGAGTTAGATAGGACCATCATTCAATTGCAATCCACTTTAGATGACACCACTAAATTGAAACAACATATGGAAAGTGAATTCAGTTCCATTAAAACTGAATTCAACAACATGCAAAATTCCATTGATTCGTTCACTAAGAAGGCAGgcaatgaaaaagaattagaaaaagttcaagaagaacttcAGTCTCTCAAGAGTTTGATCAAATCCAGTTTCAATCCAGCCTCTGCCATGAACAACGGTAACACTGGTGGGAACAGTTTGATCTCACCGAATAGCACCGGAATGAT
Coding sequences within:
- the PEX14 gene encoding Pex14p (similar to uniprot|P53112 Saccharomyces cerevisiae YGL153W PEX14 Peroxisomal membrane protein that is a central component of the peroxisomal protein import machinery interacts with PTS1 (Pex5p) and PTS2 (Pex7p) peroxisomal matrix protein signal recognition factors and membrane receptor Pex13p) is translated as MSGEIPQDRRELYDSAISFLKDPNVVSAPLTQKIEFLQGKGLTQDEIQLALKDATGGSKDESKPVVNSDNTVSRESSNSHFHYEAVPPAIPNRDWKDYFIMATASVGLFYGVYQLTKRYIVPQLLPEPKSKLEKDKELILEQFDKVEKLLSQIEQEHEEFKTKEENKLEELDRTIIQLQSTLDDTTKLKQHMESEFSSIKTEFNNMQNSIDSFTKKAGNEKELEKVQEELQSLKSLIKSSFNPASAMNNGNTGGNSLISPNSTGMIPGADSIPSAADILANMDLQKKSASPPAGSLTNGTDTKAVPAWKKAREENGSKSATPTSSIPEWQKTMNTGNSYESN